One Osmerus eperlanus chromosome 13, fOsmEpe2.1, whole genome shotgun sequence genomic region harbors:
- the LOC134032997 gene encoding ankyrin repeat and KH domain-containing protein 1-like isoform X11: MQDAVAGTAMLTDGFEDEIDSVTPRSPAVGMGVGATPGVGLGGIGIGVGGKKVRLFGEPGGPPTERLDFKLAAAAVLSSGPGSGSDEDEVSEVESFILDQEDLDNPIMKTASELLLSSATDGVDLRTVDPETQARLEALLEAAAFADPEVLRRLTSSVSCALDEAAAALTRMRAENTLNAGQADNRSLAEACSDGDVNAVRKLLDEGRSVNEHTEEGESLLCLACSAGYYELAQVLLAMHANVEDRGIKGDITPLMAAASGGYVDIVKLLLVHGADVNAQSSTGNTALTYACAGGFVDVVKVLLKEGANIEDHNENGHTPLMEAASAGHVEVARVLLEYGAGINTHSNEFKESALTLACYKGHLDMVRFLLEAGADQEHKTDEMHTALMEACMDGHVEVARLLLDSGAQVNMPADSFESPLTLAACGGHVELAALLIERGANLEEVNDEGYTPLMEAAREGHEEMVALLLAQGANINAQTEETQETALTLACCGGFLEVADFLIKAGADIELGCSTPLMEAAQEGHLELVKYLLAAGANVHATTATGDTALTYACENGHTDVADVLLQAGANLEHESEGGRTPLMKAARAGHLCTVQFLISKGANVNRATANNDHTVVSLACAGGHLAVVELLLAHGADPTHRLKDGSTMLIEAAKGGHTNVVSYLLDYPNNILSVPAPDLAQLTPPSQDASQVPRVPFQALAMVVPPQEPDRAPSNIATPPPVSSKAVSKQRQAALQPGASNGAPRGPETEPLPPFHLCQPLECIVEETEGKLNELGQRISAIEKAQLQSLELIQGEPLTKDKIEELKKSREEQLSLRLRVAPQVQKKKKILKELQKVERQLQLKTQQQFTKEYLEAKGLKEEQEAGQSQGPGPGPGGEAPPTATTSTPGALTACSGDLAQDGSDTDEEGLREGEQEEEQAGEDEEDEEVRDDEDDEEEEDGSDEDVEGEVVEAYPKLPQVDTILYRDGQPPHLPPSPQAQPPAPPLQAPFVPIQPLSDYSPADYPGGTPPELQRVLLGQQQALGAGMLGQQAPDGLMVATPAQTLTDTLDDIMAAVSSRVPMLSTTTSPTPLSQPPSQSPANMASPPSVLPLYPSVDIDAHTESNHDTALTLACAGGHEELVSVLIARGANIEHRDKKGFTPLILAATAGHVGVVEVLLDKGGDIEAQSERTKDTPLSLACSGGRQEVVELLLLRGANKEHRNVSDYTPLSLAASGGYVNIIKILLNAGAEINSRTGSKLGISPLMLAAMNGHVPAVKLLLDMGSDINAQIETNRNTALTLACFQGRAEVVSLLLDRKANVEHRAKTGLTPLMEAASGGYAEVGRVLLDKGADVNAPPVPSSRDTALTIAADKGHYKFCELLINRGAHIDVRNKKGNTPLWLAANGGHFDVVQLLVHASADVDAADNRKITPLMAAFRKGHVKVVQYLVKEVNQFPSDIECMRYIATIADKELLKKCHQCMETIVKAKDQQAAEANKNASILLKELDLEKSREESKKQALAAKREKRKEKRKKKKEEQKRKQEEEEEEEEEKTKEEFCDMQEEKEDSAEEEEVPIDPPSATTTTTIGISATSTTFTCTFGKKRAGVATTPSTNRKSKKNKTKDSPDDTIILQDSQVALAQHKADKNKIQGEPRGGGGGLAGGNSDSDPLDSTDCASEGSSSGGKSQELNYLPDLPSCASSYSSSSSSSSAPPLGAHPSHALLPGPEKRHCPQLHSDSKLDNKVTVSISKPSQKVPDMSELVPSSLPSPFKTMSLPISSPNSKLSLTSPKRGQKREEGWKEVVRRSKKLSVPASVVSRIMGRGGCNITAIQDVTGAHIDVDKQKDKNGERMITIRGGTESTRHAVQLINALIQDPAKELEDLIPRNHIRAPGSKASSAPFASGASSGSSAGAKAFSSLVTSSGVSFQSSSSSQVGGKVGKGLSSGVRQPFPVSLPLAYAHPQLALLAAQTMHQIRHPRLPMAQFGGTFSPAASTWGPFPVRPVSPGSANSSPKHNGGATGRPGAAPHSEHSSAVSPAASVSSPSGTAPAAASPHTPNPPTPSHPQPSAPTPSCVRKQLFTSDPKPSGVTSLSMAPTAAVSSGSNAVRGTGSPAHHHTGMTATSASSSAQAPAGCAPPPLLQPLKVEPSASASPGKEKPPASLESQTSSSSESHSSAGFATPAMALPPKPEPRQQLPPPPPSSSAATITSSSSSSTEAPPPLLAPQPSSHLPPGPAPSHSSMHPNNTVPHFSAPAPRVSHRMQPSGPYYPLSEQQQQQVFVPLSAQQEPPKQPQSQAQVSHLPQQPSLPPQAQGPPHQVPSSLGMMNGSQMQHVHGGGKTQQMSPNFGPAALFNHFSSIFDNNNQGNNQVWGACHLPTRSPPEQPYSAPPPYMSMSQMEGLMPPDSSKAPGYRSTSQRMVNNPIALTSYATSISGSPVYLHGPAAVGTPSFSRQHFSPHPWSAASSGESQVAPPSTVSSSSLSSSSGPPPQQPKPGNSSQQDRKVPPPIGTERLARIRQTGSVNPPLLTTSYTAPVGQGGIWSFGVGSASEAMSGWSQPLMSSHMMHPQLQAEQTAFSQHQPMEQDDTGISNPANSYHQHQHMPNSYMDFPKGMPMSMYGGTMLPPHPPMAEGPGAAMYNGLHTPDPAWSPIIKVVPNNTDSSDPQQVWPGTWAPHVHLNHVN; the protein is encoded by the exons CGTTTGCAGATCCCGAGGTGCTGCGGAGGCTGACGTCGTCGGTGAGCTGCGCCCTGGACGAGGCGGCGGCCGCGCTGACCCGCATGAGGGCAGAGAACACCCTCAACGCCGGCCAGGCCGACAA CCGTAGTCTAGCGGAGGCGTGTTCGGACGGAGACGTGAACGCCGTCAGGAAGCTGCTGGACGAGGGGCGGAGCGTCAACGAGCACACGGAGGAGGGCGAGAGCCTGCTGTGCCTGGCCTGCTCCGCCGGCTACTACGAACtcgcacag GTGCTGCTGGCCATGCACGCCAACGTGGAGGACCGGGGCATCAAGGGTGACATCACGCCCCTGATGGCGGCCGCCAGCGGAGGCTACGTAGACATCGTCAAGCTGCTGCTGGTGCACGGAGCCGACGTCAACGCCCAGTCCTCCacgg GAAACACAGCTCTGACGTACGCGTGCGCGGGGGGCTTCGTGGACGTGGTGAAGGTGCTCCTCAAGGAGGGCGCCAACATCGAGGACCACAACGAGAACGGCCACACCCCCCTGATGGAGGCGGCCAGCGCCGGCCACGTGGAGGTGGCCCGCGTCCTGCTGGAGTACGGCGCCGGCatcaacacacactccaacGAGTTCAAGGAGAGCGCCCTCACGCTGGCCTGCTACAAAg gtcaCCTGGACATGGTGAGGTTCCTGCTAGAGGCCGGGGCCGACCAGGAACACAAGACAGACGAGATGCACACAGCGCTGATGGAGGCCTGCATG gACGGGCACGTGGAGGTGGCGCGGCTGCTCCTGGACAGCGGGGCGCAGGTCAACATGCCGGCCGACTCCTTCGAGTCGCCGCTAACCCTGGCGGCGTGCGGGGGACACGTGGAGCTGGCCGCACTGCTCATAGAGAGGGGAGCcaacctggaggag GTGAACGATGAAGGCTACACGCCCCTCATGGAGGCGGCCAGGGAGGGCCACGAGGAGATGGTGGCCCTGCTGCTGGCTCAGG gAGCGAACATCAACGCCCAGACGGAGGAGACGCAGGAGACGGCTCTGACGCTGGCCTGCTGCGGGGGCTTCCTGGAGGTGGCCGACTTCCTGATCAAGGCCGGGGCCGACATCGAGCTGGGCTGCTCCACGCCGCTGATGGAGGCGGCACAGGAGGGCCACCTGGAGCTGGTCAAGTACCTACTggctgcag GGGCGAATGTCCACGCTACCACGGCGACGGGAGACACAGCGCTGACCTACGCCTGTGAGAATGGACACACAGATGTGGCTGATGTGCTGCTGCAGGCCGGCGCCAAcctg gagcatGAGTCTGAGGGGGGGCGGACCCCCCTGATGAAGGCAGCCAGAGCAGGACACCTGTGTACAGTGCAGTTCCTCATCAGCAAGG gtgcCAATGTGAATCGGGCCACGGCCAACAACGACCACACGGTGGTGTCCCTGGCCTGTGCTGGGGGACACCTGGCTGTGGTGGAGCTGCTGCTGGCCCACGGGGCCGACCCCACGCACAGACTGAAG gaCGGCTCCACCATGTTGATAGAAGCAGCCAAGGGGGGCCACACCAACGTGGTGTCCTACCTGCTGGACTACCCCAACAACATCCTGTCAGTCCCCGCCCCCGACCTGGCACAGCTCACCCCCCCCTCGCAAGACGCCTCTCAG GTTCCACGTGTCCCCTTCCAGGCCCTGGCCATGGTGGTGCCCCCCCAGGAGCCTGACAGAGCCCCCTCCAACATCGCCACGCCCCCACCCGTCTCCAGCAAAG CCGTGTCCAAGCAGAGGCAGGCCGCCCTCCAGCCCGGGGCCTCCAACGGGGCTCCCCGCGGCCCGGAGACGGagcccctgccccccttccACCTGTGCCAGCCCCTGGAGTGCATCGTGGAGGAGACGGAGGGCAAGCTGAACGAGCTGGGCCAGAGGATCAGCGCCATCGAGAAGGCCCAGCTGCAGTCCCTGGAGCTGATCCAGGGGGAGCCGCTCACCAAAGACAAGAtcgaggagctgaagaagagccgGGAGGAACAG TTGAGCCTGCGTCTGCGTGTGGCCCCTCAggtgcagaagaagaagaagatccTCAAGGAGCTGCAGAAGGTGGAGCGCCAGCTGCAGCTCAAGACCCAGCAGCAGTTCACCAAAGAGTACCTGGAGGCCAAGGGgctgaaggaggagcaggaggcggGCCAGAGCCAGGGCCCGGGGCCCGGCCCCGGGGGGGAGGCCCCGCCCACCGCCACCACCTCCACGCCCGGGGCCCTCACCGCCTGCTCCGGGGACCTCGCCCAGGACGGCTCCGACACGGACGAGGAGGGGCTccgagagggggagcaggaggaggagcaggccggggaggacgaggaggacgaggaggtgaGG GACGACGAggacgacgaggaggaggaggacggctcGGACGAGGACGTGGAGGGCGAGGTGGTGGAGGCCTACCCCAAGCTGCCCCAGGTGGACACCATCCTGTACAGAGACGGCCAGccgccccacctccccccctcgccccaggcccagccccccgCTCCGCCCCTCCAGGCCCCCTTCGTGCCCATCCAGCCCCTGTCCGACTACAGCCCCGCCGACTACCCCGGCGGAACCCCCCCGGAGCTGCAGAgggtgctgctggggcagcAGCAGGCCCTGGGGGCGGGGATGCTGGGCCAGCAGGCCCCAGACGGACTCATGGTGGCCACGCCCGCGCAGACGCTCACAGACACGCTGGATGACAtcatggcag CTGTGAGTAGCAGGGTGCCCATGCTAAGCACTACGACCTCGCCCACGCCCCTATCCCAGCCCCCTTCTCAGAGCCCGGCCAACATGGCCTCACCCCCTTCCGTTctgcccctctacccctccgtGGACATTGACGCACAC acggaGAGTAACCACGACACAGCGCTGACGCTGGCGTGTGCAGGAGGACACGAGGAGCTGGTGTCAGTCCTCATCGCACGAGGGGCCAACATCGAGCACCGCGATAAGAAgg gTTTCACCCCTCTCATCCTGGCTGCCACCGCTGGCcatgtgggggtggtggaggtccTCCTGGACAAAGGGGGCGACATCGAGGCCCAGTCAGAGAGAACCAAAGACACgcccctctccctggcctgCTCTGGGGGACGCCAGGAG GtggtggagctgctgctgctgcggggAGCCAATAAGGAGCACCGTAACGTGTCCGACTACACGCCCCTCAGCCTGGCCGCCTCCGGGGGCTACGTCAACATCATCAAGATCCTCCTCAACGCCGGCGCCGAGATCAActccag GACGGGCAGTAAGCTGGGCATCTCCCCCCTCATGCTGGCGGCCATGAACGGCCACGTCCCCGCCGTCAAGCTGCTGCTGGACATGGGCTCCGACATCAACGCCCAGATCGAGACCAACCGCAACACGGCGCTGACCCTGGCCTGCTTCCAGGGCCGCGCCGAGGTGGTCAGCCTGCTGCTTGACCGCAAGGCCAACGTGGAGCACAGGGCCAAG actgGTCTGACCCCCCTGATGGAGGCAGCGTCGGGGGGCTATGCCGAGGTGGGCCGGGTGCTGCTGGATAAGGGCGCCGACGTCAACGCCCCTCCGGTCCCCTCGTCCAGAGACACGGCCCTCACCATCGCTGCCGACAAGGGCCACTACAAGTTCTGCGAGCTCCTCATCAACAG GGGCGCTCACATCGACGTGCGCAACAAGAAGGGGAACACGCCGCTGTGGCTGGCGGCCAACGGCGGCCACTTTGACGTGGTGCAGCTGCTGGTGCACGCCAGCGCTGACGTGGACGCCGCAGACAACCGCAAGATCACCCCGCTCATGGCCGCCTTccgcaag GGTCACGTGAAGGTGGTGCAGTACCTGGTGAAGGAGGTCAACCAGTTCCCCTCCGACATCGAGTGCATGAGATACATCGCCACCATCGCGGACAAG GAGCTGCTGAAGAAGTGCCACCAGTGCATGGAGACCATCGTCAAGGCTAAGGACCAGCAGGCAGCCGAGGCCAACAAGAACGCCAGCATCCTGCTGAAGGAGCTGGACCTGGAGAAG tccagagaggagagcaagaaGCAAGCCTTGGCCGCCAAGAGGGAGAAGCGCAAGGAGAAacgcaagaagaagaaggaggagcagaagaggaagcaggaggaggaggaggaggaggaggaggagaagaccaaGGAGGAGTTCTGCgacatgcaggaggagaaggaggactcCGCTGAAG aagAGGAGGTTCCCATCGACCCCCCCagcgccaccaccaccaccaccatcggCATCTCCGCTACCTCCACCACCTTCACCTGCACCTTTGGGAAGAAGCGCGCCGGCGTGgccaccacccccagcaccaaccGCAAGAGCAAGAAGAACAAGACCAAGGACTCGCCCGATGACACCATCATCCTGCAGGACTCGCAG gtGGCGCTGGCGCAGCACAAGGCTGACAAAAACAAGATCCAGGGCGAGCCCCGGGGCGGAGGCGGGGGCCTGGCGGGGGGCAACAGTGACTCGGACCCCCTGGACAGCACCGACTGTGCCAGCGAGGGCAGCAGCAGCGGGGGCAAGAGCCAGGAACTCAACTACCTGCCCGACCTGCCCTCCTGcgcctcctcctactcctcctcctcatcctcctcctcggctCCCCCGCTGGGGGCGCACCCCTCCCACGCCCTCCTGCCCGGCCCGGAGAAGAGACACTGCCCTCAGCTGCACAGCGACAGCAAGCTGGACAACAAGGTCACGGTCTCCATCTCCAAACCATCGCAGAA ggTTCCTGACATGAGTGAGCTGGTCCCcagctccctgccctcccccttcaaGACCATGTCCctgcccatctcctcccccaacaGCAAGCTGAGCCTCACCTCCCCCAAGAGAgggcagaagagagaggagggctggaaggaGGTGGTCCGGAG GTCTAAGAAGCTGTCTGTCCCGGCCTCCGTGGTGTCTCGCATCATGGGCCGCGGCGGCTGCAACATCACGGCCATCCAGGACGTGACGGGAGCCCACATCGACGTGGACAAGCAGAAGGACAAGAACGGAGAGAGGATGATCACCATCag AGGTGGCACGGAGTCTACAAGGCACGCCGTGCAGCTCATCAACGCCCTGATCCAGGACCCGgccaaggagctggaggacctgATCCCCAGGAACCACATCCGCGCCCCGGGCTCCAAGGCCAGCTCGGCCCCCTTCGCCAGCGGGGCCTCCAGCGGCTCCTCCGCCGGGGCCAAGGCCTTCAGCTCCCTGGTCACGTCCTCGGGAGTCTccttccagtcctcctcctcctcccaggtggGGGGGAAAGTGGGGAAGGGGCTGTCGTCCGGGGTGAGGCAGCCCTTCCCGGTGTCCCTGCCCCTGGCCTACGCCCACCCCCAGCTGGCTCTCCTGGCCGCCCAGACCATGCACCAGATCAGACACCCGCGTCTGCCCATGGCCCAGTTCGGGGGTACGTTCTCCCCTGCTGCCAGCACCTGGGGCCCCTTCCCCGTGCGGCCGGTGAGCCCCGGGAGCGCCAACAGCTCCCCGAAACACAACGGAGGAGCCACGGGCCGGCCCGGCGCCGCGCCCCACAGcgagcacagcagcgccgtcaGTCCGGCGGCGTCCGTCTCCAGCCCCTCCGGAACGGCCCCGGCCGCAgcctctcctcacacccccaaCCCGCCCAcgccctcccacccccagcccagcGCCCCCACGCCCTCCTGCGTCAGGAAACAGCTGTTCACCTCCGACCCCAAACCCTCCGGGGTCACCTCCTTGTCCATGGCGCCCACAGCTGCGGTGAGCAGCGGCAGTAACGCAGTGCGAGGCACGGGGTCTCCCGCCCACCATCACACGGGCATGACGGCTACCTCCGCCTCCAGCTCCGCCCAGGCCCCGGCGGGCTGCGCCCCGccgcccctcctccagcccctcaagGTGGAGCCCAGCGCCTCGGCCTCCCCAGGCAAGGAGAAgccccctgcctctctggagAGCCAGACCTCCTCTTCCAGCGAGAGCCACAGCTCAGCAGGCTTCGCCACGCCAGCCATGGCCTTGCCCCCCAAGCCTGAGCCCCGGCAGCagttacccccccctcccccctcctcctccgccgccaccatcacctcctcctcctcctcctctacagaagcccccccgcccctgctcgccccccagcccagctcccacctcccccctggtcccgccccctcacacagctccATGCACCCCAACAACACGGTGCCCCACTTCtcagcccccgccccccgcgtCTCTCACCGGATGCAGCCGTCGGGACCGTACTACCCGCTgtcagagcagcagcagcagcaggtgttTGTGCCCCTCAGCGCCCAGCAGGAGCCCCCCAAGCAGCCCCAGAGCCAGGCTCAGGTGTCCCACCTACCCCAGcaacccagcctgcctccccaggCCCAGGGCCCCCCCCACCAGGTGCCCTCCAGCCTGGGCATGATGAACGGATCCCAGATGCAGCACGTCCACGGGGGAGGCAAGACCCAGCAGATGTCCCCCAACTTTGGCCCCGCGGCGCTCTTCAACCATTTCAGCAGCATCTTCGACAACAACAACCAG GGAAACAACCAGGTGTGGGGTGCATGCCACCTGCCCACCCGCTCCCCCCCTGAGCAGCCTTACTCGGCCCCCCCGCCCTACATGAGCATGAGCCAGATGGAGGGCCTGATGCCTCCAGACAGCTCCAAGGCTCCAGGCTACCGCTCCACCTCCCAGAGGATGGTCAACAACCCCATAG ctctcaCCAGCTATGCCACCAGTATCTCCGGCAGCCCAGTCTACCTCCACGGCCCTGCCGCCGTGGGCACGCCCTCCTTCAGCAGACAGCacttctcccctcacccctggaGCGCCGCGTCttccg GTGAGTCTCAGGTGGCCCCTCCCTCCACGGTGTCGTCCTCGTCCCTGTCCTCCTCGTCTGGGCCCCCTCCTCAGCAGCCCAAGCCTGGCAACTCCAGCCAGCAGGACCGCAAGGTGCCCCCCCCCATCGGCACGGAGCGCCTGGCCCGGATCAGGCAGACGGGCTctgtcaacccccccctcctcaccaccagCTACACGGCACCTGTGGGACAGGGGGGCATCTGGTCCTTCGGTGTGGGCAGTGCCTCtg AGGCCATGTCCGGCTGGTCCCAGCCGCTGATGAGCAGTCACATGATGCACCCGCAGCTGCAGGCGGAGCAGACGGCCTTCTCCCAGCACCAGCCCATGGAGCAGGACGACACGGGCATCTCCAACCCAGCCAACAGCTACCACCAACACCAGCACATGCCCAACAGCTACATGGACTTCCCCAAG ggtaTGCCCATGTCTATGTATGGAGGAACCatgctgcccccccaccctcccatggCGGAGGGGCCGGGGGCTGCCATGTACAACGGCCTGCACACCCCAGACCCTGCCTGGAGCCCCATCATCAAGGTGGTCCCTAACAACACAGACAGTTCAGACCCACAGCAG GTGTGGCCGGGTACCTGGGCCCCTCACGTGCACCTGAACCACGTCAACTAG